Proteins encoded together in one Actinomycetota bacterium window:
- a CDS encoding YifB family Mg chelatase-like AAA ATPase has product DSFALSGIDAVKINIEINISNGLPTFSIVGLPDKSINEAKERVRASIINSGFKFPHKKIIINLSPADIKKEGPCYDLPIALCILALSGQLRHDYLGKSGFIGELSLNGVLNPIKGILSMTERALLAGKEYFFIPSSNFDEASMIKGIKIIPCDNLLQCVSLLEKEKESVRYYNEMIIIKDKKRELHSDRKPDSEMADFKEISGQLRAKRAMEIAVSGFHNILLVGPPGSGKSMLAKRALSIMPELDFNESIEVTKIYSIYKKSIKNLITERPFRNPHHSVSLAGMIGGGSCIRPGEISLADRGILFLDEFSEFSRKIIESLRQPVEDKKIVLTRNGNSFRLPCFFMLVIAMNPCYCGFFKDKEIRCRCSVREIEKYWRKISGPMIDRIDIQVSMPREKIGDDYEKNAEDSETIRSRVRDVFDIQKNRNNYFDFDFNSGANSAALNEWVRKDFLKKMIAGYARKLNLSARQISSLVKVSRTIADMENSEEIKEEHITEALQYKIMLSKNYLSANI; this is encoded by the coding sequence AGATAGTTTTGCCTTGTCGGGTATTGATGCGGTAAAAATAAATATAGAGATAAATATTTCGAACGGTCTGCCTACTTTTTCCATAGTCGGTCTTCCGGACAAAAGTATCAATGAGGCAAAAGAAAGAGTCAGAGCATCAATAATCAATTCCGGCTTTAAATTTCCTCACAAGAAAATAATAATTAATCTTTCTCCTGCAGATATAAAAAAAGAAGGACCATGCTATGATCTTCCTATTGCTTTATGTATCCTGGCTTTAAGCGGCCAGCTCAGACATGATTATCTGGGCAAATCGGGCTTTATCGGTGAATTATCCCTTAACGGAGTACTCAATCCGATAAAAGGAATCCTTTCAATGACAGAGAGAGCTCTTCTGGCAGGTAAAGAATATTTTTTCATACCCTCATCTAACTTTGATGAGGCTTCCATGATTAAAGGCATCAAAATAATTCCCTGCGACAATCTGCTGCAGTGTGTCTCTCTTTTGGAAAAAGAAAAAGAATCAGTCAGATATTATAATGAAATGATTATTATCAAAGATAAAAAAAGAGAGCTGCATTCAGACAGAAAACCGGACAGCGAAATGGCTGATTTTAAAGAAATAAGCGGCCAGTTAAGGGCAAAAAGGGCAATGGAAATTGCAGTCAGCGGTTTTCATAATATTTTACTTGTGGGGCCGCCCGGTTCAGGCAAGTCTATGCTTGCCAAAAGAGCTTTATCGATAATGCCGGAACTTGATTTCAATGAAAGCATAGAAGTAACAAAAATATACAGTATCTATAAGAAAAGCATTAAAAACCTGATAACAGAAAGACCTTTCAGAAATCCGCATCACTCAGTATCGCTTGCAGGCATGATAGGAGGCGGCTCCTGTATCAGACCCGGAGAAATAAGTCTTGCTGACAGAGGCATTCTCTTTCTTGATGAATTTTCCGAGTTCAGCCGGAAAATAATTGAATCATTAAGACAGCCCGTTGAGGACAAAAAAATAGTGCTTACAAGGAACGGAAACTCCTTCAGGTTACCTTGTTTCTTTATGCTTGTGATTGCAATGAATCCCTGTTATTGCGGCTTTTTTAAAGACAAGGAAATAAGATGCCGTTGTTCAGTAAGAGAAATTGAAAAATACTGGAGAAAGATATCCGGTCCGATGATAGACAGGATTGATATTCAGGTGAGTATGCCAAGAGAAAAAATAGGAGATGATTATGAAAAGAATGCCGAGGATTCAGAAACTATAAGATCAAGAGTCCGGGATGTTTTTGATATACAGAAAAACAGAAATAATTATTTTGATTTTGATTTTAATTCCGGGGCTAATTCGGCTGCTTTAAATGAATGGGTAAGAAAAGATTTCTTAAAAAAAATGATAGCGGGGTATGCAAGAAAACTTAATTTAAGCGCCAGACAG